In Corvus moneduloides isolate bCorMon1 chromosome 6, bCorMon1.pri, whole genome shotgun sequence, the sequence CTTCTGTTCAATGACATCATGTATGACAGTGGAGTCCTACCTAGAAAGgtgtgtatttaaaaataacaccatggaaatgtttttttttattttgctagtGAATTTTAGTTATGATTTATGCAATAAAGAATGCTTCTCTGAAAATAGAGGAAGGTGCTGTTCATAACAAAATTTAGTTAATagtacatttttcattttatctttcaaGCTTTCTAGGGAGGGCAAGTAGATATGTAGAGGCAAAGGAAGGCATTGTGATCCCCAGTCAGTGAAGTAAATTGATAATCTTTCAAGCCACTTTGcacactgattttaaaaaagcacataAACTTACAGATGTAGCAATTTATTTCCTAGATTCAAAGACCAGGGCATAGATAAATCTTAAATTGTTATGAACAACATAGAAATTCTTAgctaatagaaataaaaaatacatttatgatagaattatagaattgtttaggttgaaagggaccttaaagacaaTCTCATTCTACCCCTTCTGCCATAAGCAAGGATACttttcactatcccaggttgctccaagccccacccaacctggtcttgaacacttccagggattggggagccacagtttctctgagcaacctgttgCAGTACCTtagcaccctcacagtaaagaatttcttcctaatacctaaccAAAAGCTACCCTCTGTCAGTTTAGAGCCATTACCCTGGTTCTACAACAAGCCCTTGTCAAAAGTGATGTTAGTTTCTGAAAAGAAGactcatttttataaaattgcTGTTGTCACTGAGGTTAGATAATCTATGTTTTGCTCATTCTATTTAGAAGAAAGCTCAATCCCTATTCAGGACCCTTTTCCTAAGGAGCCGGAGCCTTGACATGACCACATCCCAGTCTGCATAGGCACCTTCCAGGTGACGTGTCACTTCTGAACATGATGGGTAGCTTTGGCGACCATGAAGCACACGCCAGTTATCAAATGTCACTGTGTCTCCTATAAAGAGATTGCACAAAGGTCAGTAGTTGGAATGTTATGGTTgattccttcaaaaaaaaaatggaggtaGATTCATATCAACAGTTAGGGAGCAATAATTCTAAGTAGCTCAGGTACACAGCAACaacacagtaattttaaatttcccaACCATACAGGCCAGTTCCCTTTTGACATCTCTTTCATTTCTTATATAATGAGGAGTTAAAAAGCAGGGTGGTAGAGGAGTCcacactgagaaaataaagCCTTGAGGAGAAAGGCAACTACAGCAAATCCACACaggtgaaataaataaaatgggtgAAAGCCACTAGGATACTTTTTGTTTGATCAGCCTAGTACTATTTGTACTATACACATACATACTATCCCTGTTAAGAGAATTTTATGAGAACAAAGTCAAGACATTGAAAATTAGGAAATCACATAATTAATGCTAGAATaccaatttaatttttctcccttgtgtGCCACCATTATGATAAATCTTGAATTAAATAACCGCACAGTCTTTCTTATCTTCTCCCCATTCCCTCTACCACAATTTTGATGTGTTCATCAACAAAATGAATGTCACTAATGTAATGTAaggcattttgtttttccatttatgtGATCTTCCACATTATTTTATTGCATGTTTCCAATGGAGAGAGATTAATTTCctcacagatattttaaagacaCAAGTACCATAGTACATGAGGCAGTCAGATACACCAATGAATTTACTTTTGTAACATCTCTTGAGAGATTcatatctttattttaatgctgaGGAATGAAATAACAGAGATTAAGGCCACACATGATATCACACATGGTTATTTCCCATCTGTGGTGCTATTAATACATCAATTTCCAATATGGTATGTAGCATAAAATGCTGGTTTGGATTTAGTATAAAGATACATTCGACTAATCTATAGGTAGACTACTCCCCCCtgccattttttcttctttatagtGTAACTATGCAAAAGAAATCTATGAGATGAATGTAAGAATGAagtatgaaatgaaataaatgataGAAAGATTTGAAGTTCCTCTCAGTACTAGTGCTAACAATGTTCAAGTGTTTTGACTGTCAGGAAAAACATGTGAAAAATTGTTGCGAGGAGAAGCAACTTACTGACCTGGTTTCAGCTTGTAAGTAAACTTGTGTTCTGCACTGTTTAATAAATCATTAAATTTCTTTAGAGCTGCATAAAATGGCCTCACTTTTTCAGCTGGTATGTCAAACACAGTGTCTCTTGTTGCATTATTATAATTGATGCGAATTGCTTGGCCTCTGGAATCCATGCTATGAAacaaaggaaaggggaaaaaaggaaaggaaaaagaaaaaggaatgtgtTCTGTTGTTACTGAAACAGTTCAAGATGATTAAACAACAACTGAACTCCCCTGCTGGAATATCAGTATGTTTCTACAGTAAAATTCAGATTGTTATTGGATTGGATTTTGCTAATTAAGCCTAACTAGGAAAAAGGATAATCAGGAGAAAGTATAGACACTTAATTTGCTCAAAAATCCATATTATACACTCTTTaatggaaaactttttttttataaatcataaaatttttaaaaccagaaaagaataTGAACATTTGCATTTCAACTTTTGATAGTATATAATTCTTAATCTGAACGTTTCAAATTATGACCTCTCTTTGGCATGATATGTATGTACATTGGCTGGCATTTAGTAACAGATTTGGCTGCTGCTAACCCATGCCTGTGCCTAGGAGTTACTCTAATTACCACCACTTCTTGTTTGTGTGTGGCAAAACCAAGTAAGTGGTACAATGCACAGAACAAGTCACACATTCcccaaaaaactaaacaaaagaccccaaacaaaaaaccaaaaaacccaacttaAACCTAGAACTACAGACCAAGCTAAACCAGTGTTTTCCCACAAGGTGGCAGGAGCAGACCTTCTCCTACCAACATGTAATCCACAACACgagaaggattttctttttggatGTTGTTGAAACTACTCACTCTATAATCCTTTGTTTACAGTGCACAGCAAAATCACAGTAATCCACCCCAACATCAGTGTAGTCTACAGCAGTAGAGGACAGGATCTGATATGCCTCaggattttgtttcttcagctcATTGGATACATGAAATCCATCTACAACTTCACTTTCACCTCCTGCAGCTGTTTGCTTTATACAATGAAGAAATTGAACCTGGAATGAATTAAcagctcatttaaaaaaataattagcttGCATATTTAACAGTTTATTAGTATCAGTTCTCGCACATCTGTGGTTCTTTTATTCTGGTTaggtttcttttccccagtgACAGACTGAGTTCTCATTTACTGCAGCTTCACAATGCCCTGCCACAAGTAtcacaaaggcagaaaattaaaacagcatGTTTATAAATCCATCCCATTTGGGGTACCTTCTAATGCTTGCAATCTGTGAGTCAGTGGCAAAGTGgtcttgtttctttcctttgagtCCCTCTTTGTGGCAGTCACATAgttttaaatgtgtttcagtCTTATCTCAATAACATGTATTAGCTTTGttctgcagaaacaaaacctgATGTGAATTATTCACTCATAGAGGGGAAAAGGTAGCTGTCAGAGAAGGCTTGTCTCTGTGATAAAGTAGGATTAAGacagttttatttcactttagAATTAATTTGCCAAGGTGTAAGATGGAGCAGAAAGCCTAAACTGGGCTCTAGGTTGCAATGGTTCTAAATCTGAGCTGCTGACACAAGCAGTAAAACTCCCTGTGGCTCTAGATATCACACAAAGTGTATTTGCTCATTCTGCAAATGACACAAAATACACTTGTCATATCAAAAGTTTTTACGTTTGTCACTTGGCCCTTCCATGATGGTGAATTATTTCTGAGACCACTAGGAGACAAaataaccaaaccaaacaaaaaaactcccaacaacaacaaccaaaagcaagcaaacaaacaaacgaataaaaacacaaaaaaaccaaccaaccaaaaaaccccacacaaaccctccccaaacaaacaaacaaaccacaaaaaaacccaaccaaccaaccaaaacaaaaaaaaattccccaaacccaaaagaccccaaaacaacaaaaacacaaacaaaaaccaccccacGAACACAGAAGctcaaacaaataaacaacaaaaccaaataaacagaCAACTAgccaaccaaaaaccccaaccaaacaaaaaaaagccctcagGATGGGAAAGAGGACCGGAACAGGGGTTGTTCTCCTTAGCAGCTGGACCTGCAGACCTTACTGATGGTGATGAAGGTGGAAACTGAAGCTGTGGGCAGGGCAAAGGGCCCACTGAATGGAGCACAAGGCAAcaagttcttttcttttgtggCCACAGCTGGCCTTGTGCAAGGTAAGCACAGCTTGGCCCTGACAAGGAGGGCTGCAGTAATGTAAGTTGTATTATGGTCCTAGGAATTCCTAAACCAATTTTTATGGGATAGTTCTGAAATTAATCATCATCCTTTAAGAACatgtccaaatatttttaataaatatgacATAAGAGTTCAAATATTGTGTAATAACTGCACATTCAGGACAAtgttcaaaaacatttcaatgtactttaatacttttatttcttacaaGCATGTTTGAATGAAAAAGGTTACGCTCTTTTTCTAATGTTTCATAGCAGAGCATGAGCTTTGGCGCAGACAGGACAGCGAGCTAATTCACATCTGCTCTCTATTAATGAAGCCCTATTCTATTCTTACTCCACATCAATGAACAGTATCTAAATGATGAAAAGATAATCTTATTGTGAAGTATTTGGTACTTCCCTATGGGTAAATCACATTggctttttgtttaaatacagaaacaacAGAATACTCCACaacaggagaagagaaagttttATAGGTGCAACTCTTCCAGGGTTCTCTGTGTTCCTTTGTACCTTTTCCTACTACTTTCCGGTTCTCTGGAATTATGTGAATTATGTGGATTACACTTTGATGTGACAGGGACTGggtgaaaacatattttctgtgGTTGTCCAGTTTTACAGAATGGCCCTGGATTTTGTCTGTTATGAAAGGACAAACAAGTGTTTATCTTGCATCaattcacagaaaacagaatataCTATCTTAatcatatttctttctctgttcccCTCCTGCGCTGAACAGATGAGTCCTTAAATGTCACAACCTGACTATAGCATTTAGACACCTAACTTTTGTGAAATAATGAGAACAGTATTCAAAGCATATAAAGGACCCTAAAGTTTTCTCATATGGTAATATTTTCAATACTttgtgaatttaatttaaaaattacgGGATATATAGGAGAATTACACTGAATTTACATCATACTGTATAAATTGCATATCCATGTGTATATAGATTGCCATATGCAGATTAATATCTTGTTATTTTTACATTGCTCTTTTAAGACAAAATTCAGAGCCACTGATCACTAACCGTATTTCACACTATAGaaacatttccctttccccttctgtgGGGTGAAAAACTCAGTAGATTCAACTTACCCCAGGTGAATGCTGCAGAACAGGGTAATCAGTGTGAAAACAGTCTCCCAGTTGTATAAGCTACATTGTTAGCATCTGCTTTGTCCTGCACTTGCCAAGTTGGTCTTtataatgaaagagaaaagagaaaacatgttAGAACAGCCAGCCAGCATGCCAGACAGTATACACTGAAACTGTGAAATCACAGTAAAAGAGTAATTTCATCTTTGAACATGAAAATATTGTAACATTATAAGGAAATAAGGATTTAGCAATCTCTCCACCCCAAGAGAGCCTTATTTCAGCAGTCCTAGATAAACTTCAGTGTGCCAAGGGACATCTGGCACCAGGGTAGCACCTAGAAGAACGATGGCTTTCCAGTGGCCGCACTTTGCTGAATGCAAAGGCCAGTTGAAGACGCTAACCAAGAGGCTTCTGCCAGTAGAAATCATCATCTTGGTACTGATGCTTCAGAAATAAGCAAGTAGAAGCTGGCCCATTTCTTTTATCAACCTTCCACTTTCCCTCTGCCGCATGGAGCACTTTAtcaatgaaatacaaaattgtTAAAGGCCATGTAACTTTCCCCACAAGTCATTTTTAAGGCTTTATAATCTTATAAAATATAGAGTATCCTTTACAGGTGTATCTTTCCTGTAAGATGAAGACTTGCtactggaggaaaaatatcttgATGAAAGACTTTGAAACTTCTTCCGTTTCTATGACTCTTTTTGAGAACTAGCTCTGTTTATTTTATGATATAGTTTCTGTCTCGGAATTTGGCAAAATTCAGTAAAAAAGTTTTGTGACAACTGCAGTGAAAAGAGTAAGTCACAGCTATATGACAAAGACATGAATACCTCATGTTGCTGCACAGACAAAATGTGTTTTGAGTGACACACCACACAGGAAAATTTCAGACCAAGAACCACAGGTTTTATTTACACGAAGTTCGCATGATCGAAAACAGTCCTCAGCAGATGCATGTTATAGATCCAGACATTTGTCTGGAAAAGTGTAATTTACCATGCAGAGTCCATATAATTGCAGGCACATaagtgactgaaaaaaaattatgaaactCATTTTCCCTTGTGGAATACTATAGACCAAATATATTTCAGATGATGTGTGCctagttttatttcttaaaacagtttaaaaagaaaataggcTAAAGAACAGGCAGATGAAATTATTTACATGCAGTATATAAACGCTTTTGTTCTAGGAGTGGTATTTAGTATAGAAACTATgcaaaatactaaaattaaatttctgcaATTGCCAGAGGGAAAACCCCCTTGAATATTTGCAAATGTGTTTAACTTCCCGGgagaaatagtttttattaTTTGGTATGGCACATATTCATCAGTACATTACTTGAAAAACAGCACATATTCATCAGCACA encodes:
- the BBOX1 gene encoding LOW QUALITY PROTEIN: gamma-butyrobetaine dioxygenase (The sequence of the model RefSeq protein was modified relative to this genomic sequence to represent the inferred CDS: inserted 2 bases in 1 codon), which translates into the protein MLSRAPHRPAASMSPGIQKVEALNEGHFVCVEWEDGSESSYPCVWLRDNCQCPLCFLPSAGARRLLFEDLDVNIVVKQVALAGRKKISITWPDEHTSVYEAEWLKKRCFSEEARAVMQADLFLPEGQYWGSDLQLHKIPFEEIMYNDESVYKWLCTLKKVGIVLLTGAATRQGELIRLGHRIGFLRLTFYGPTWQVQDKADANNVAYTTGRLXFHTDYPVLQHSPGVQFLHCIKQTAAGGESEVVDGFHVSNELKKQNPEAYQILSSTAVDYTDVGVDYCDFAVHCKQRIIDMDSRGQAIRINYNNATRDTVFDIPAEKVRPFYAALKKFNDLLNSAEHKFTYKLKPGDTVTFDNWRVLHGRQSYPSCSEVTRHLEGAYADWDVVMSRLRLLRKRVLNRD